In Longimicrobiales bacterium, a genomic segment contains:
- a CDS encoding XdhC family protein has protein sequence MPDGKVYEAALRAAREGRCVALATVVRTRGSVPRHAGSRMLIDPEHGLVGTIGGGCGEADVIEVAREVVEHGQPRLVRVELLDAIDTWSQAVCGGVMDVFVEAVRVRA, from the coding sequence ATGCCTGATGGGAAGGTCTATGAGGCCGCGCTGCGCGCCGCGCGCGAGGGACGCTGCGTCGCACTCGCGACTGTCGTTCGCACCAGGGGCTCCGTGCCGCGTCACGCAGGCAGTCGCATGCTGATCGACCCGGAGCACGGACTCGTCGGGACCATTGGCGGTGGTTGTGGTGAGGCGGACGTGATCGAGGTGGCGCGGGAAGTCGTGGAGCACGGGCAGCCGCGCCTGGTGCGCGTCGAGCTGCTGGACGCGATCGACACGTGGAGCCAGGCCGTATGCGGCGGCGTGATGGACGTGTTCGTCGAAGCGGTCAGGGTGCGTGCATGA
- a CDS encoding XdhC/CoxI family protein, producing the protein MNAPLPITEALEAIARALDGGPAVVVVTNIGGVGMPGERLLLDADGGIRGTLGDASIDARATELARALLARGGVAYETVGGANGDAQLFFEAHRAPERLIVVGAGHISVPLALIGVELGFRVLVLDDREAFATEERFTPDVTVRRADFAADPFAGVRIDDRTYVALVTRGHRWDFDCLRLLLAQPVRPRYIGMIGSRRRIRAAFQALVDAGIPREELASLHAPIGLDIHAETPAEIAVSIAAELVAVRHQATHAPALAARERVLDRLLSAEEAHPGEAHA; encoded by the coding sequence ATGAATGCACCGCTGCCGATCACCGAAGCGCTGGAAGCGATTGCGCGGGCGCTGGACGGCGGGCCCGCGGTCGTCGTCGTGACCAACATCGGCGGTGTGGGCATGCCGGGTGAGCGGCTGCTGCTGGATGCGGACGGCGGCATCCGCGGCACTCTCGGCGACGCATCGATCGATGCGCGTGCGACGGAGCTTGCGCGCGCACTGCTCGCGCGTGGGGGTGTCGCATACGAGACGGTGGGCGGAGCCAACGGTGATGCGCAGCTCTTCTTCGAGGCGCATCGCGCACCCGAGCGGCTGATCGTGGTCGGTGCGGGACACATCTCCGTGCCGCTTGCACTGATCGGCGTTGAGCTCGGCTTTCGCGTGCTGGTGCTGGACGACCGCGAGGCGTTCGCGACCGAGGAGCGTTTCACACCGGACGTCACCGTACGGCGCGCCGATTTTGCAGCAGACCCGTTTGCCGGCGTCCGGATCGATGACCGCACGTATGTCGCGCTCGTGACGCGCGGCCACCGCTGGGATTTCGACTGCCTGCGGCTGCTGCTGGCGCAGCCGGTGCGGCCCCGCTATATCGGGATGATCGGCAGTCGCCGCCGCATCCGCGCAGCGTTCCAGGCACTCGTCGATGCAGGCATCCCGCGCGAGGAGCTCGCGTCACTGCACGCGCCGATCGGCCTCGACATCCACGCCGAGACGCCGGCGGAGATTGCCGTCAGCATCGCGGCGGAGCTCGTCGCGGTGCGGCACCAGGCGACGCATGCGCCGGCGCTGGCGGCGCGCGAGCGCGTACTCGATCGACTCCTCAGCGCCGAAGAAGCACACCCCGGAGAAGCACATGCCTGA
- a CDS encoding nucleotidyltransferase family protein: protein MTLQNAGAPDGLVLAAGAARRMGQPKALLEVEGERFIDRTVRVLREGGCREVYVVAAELPELHEAVAALGAVLVRNADPASEQIDSVRLGLRALPDDSTAAAVLPVDCPLVSSATVQSLAAAAAHTTLPVVLPMYNGIGGHPVILRRPFYDAVLETQHPEGLSGIILQHGHHVELVSVTDPGILVDIDTPEEYQRLRGSGGQPRASDRETA from the coding sequence ATGACGCTTCAGAACGCCGGGGCTCCCGATGGCCTGGTCCTCGCCGCGGGTGCGGCGCGCCGGATGGGGCAGCCCAAGGCGCTGCTGGAGGTGGAGGGCGAGCGGTTCATCGACCGCACGGTCCGCGTGCTGCGCGAGGGCGGCTGCCGCGAGGTGTACGTGGTCGCGGCAGAGCTGCCCGAGCTGCACGAGGCGGTTGCGGCGCTTGGCGCCGTGCTCGTTCGCAATGCGGATCCCGCCTCCGAGCAGATCGATTCTGTACGACTCGGCCTGCGTGCGCTGCCGGACGACTCGACCGCGGCCGCCGTCCTGCCCGTTGACTGCCCGCTCGTCTCGTCGGCGACGGTGCAGTCCCTGGCGGCGGCCGCGGCGCACACCACGCTGCCGGTCGTGCTCCCCATGTACAACGGCATCGGGGGACATCCCGTGATCCTGCGACGCCCCTTCTACGACGCCGTGCTCGAGACGCAGCACCCGGAGGGTCTCAGCGGCATCATCCTGCAACATGGCCATCACGTCGAGCTTGTGTCCGTCACCGATCCCGGCATCCTGGTCGACATCGACACGCCCGAGGAGTACCAGCGCCTGCGTGGCAGTGGTGGCCAGCCGCGCGCATCCGACCGCGAAACCGCATGA
- a CDS encoding (2Fe-2S)-binding protein, whose protein sequence is MQEIIALDINGERREAAVPTHFTLLEALRYVFGMTGSKQGCDKGDCGACTVLLDGQPVLSCITPVFEAVDRKVLTVEGLAEAGGLNPLQDAFEVTGGAQCGFCTPGVLMSAWALLQQNDAPTRQEIRDALAGNLCRCTGYTKIYEAVEMAGQRMREGGPSGPLGPSGP, encoded by the coding sequence ATGCAAGAAATCATCGCCCTCGACATCAACGGCGAACGCCGCGAGGCGGCCGTTCCGACCCACTTCACCCTGCTCGAAGCCCTCCGCTACGTGTTCGGCATGACCGGATCGAAGCAGGGTTGTGACAAGGGCGACTGTGGTGCGTGCACCGTACTGCTCGACGGCCAGCCGGTGCTCTCCTGCATCACTCCCGTGTTCGAGGCCGTGGACCGCAAGGTCCTCACCGTCGAGGGTCTCGCCGAGGCCGGCGGCCTGAACCCGCTCCAGGATGCGTTCGAAGTGACGGGCGGCGCCCAGTGCGGCTTCTGCACACCGGGCGTGCTCATGAGCGCCTGGGCCCTGCTCCAGCAGAACGACGCCCCTACCCGCCAGGAGATCCGCGACGCCCTCGCCGGCAACCTGTGCCGGTGCACGGGCTATACGAAGATCTATGAGGCGGTGGAGATGGCGGGGCAGCGGATGAGGGAGGGTGGGCCGTCGGGGCCGTTGGGGCCGTCGGGGCCGTAG
- a CDS encoding OmpA family protein, with amino-acid sequence MRRVVIAAVLGFLLVMPADASAQLGGLGRRLKQKAQEKVEDRIEQRADQAMERALNSVECAATDQACIDAAAAEGKQPVDPEGNRLSTGKPGQGAWTNYDFKPGERILYADDFRGDNVGDFPRRLEFNGGQVEIVEWNNGRWLSSGNDGKFFINLPEPLPERFTMEFDLAGGGNGMTLVFDGNDYYNSTANIDINAHSGYLKADPIRAEGTLGVDTNEQPVHIAIQVDGQHVKMYADEKRVFNAPNVNIGRGSRIHVNLNGWSDESPRMIANLRIAAGGRELYDALSAEGRVATQGILFDTGSDRIRPESTPTLKEIGEMLKAHADLTLLIEGHTDNVGSADANQSLSEKRAAAVRQYLIDSHGIDAARLTSQGFGASRPAASNDTVEGRQQNRRVELVKQ; translated from the coding sequence ATGCGGCGCGTGGTCATTGCGGCCGTGCTTGGGTTCCTGCTGGTGATGCCGGCAGATGCGAGTGCGCAGCTGGGTGGGCTGGGACGACGGCTGAAGCAGAAGGCGCAGGAGAAGGTGGAGGACCGGATCGAGCAGCGGGCGGACCAGGCGATGGAGCGGGCGCTGAACTCGGTGGAGTGTGCGGCGACGGACCAGGCGTGCATCGATGCGGCGGCGGCGGAGGGGAAGCAGCCGGTGGATCCGGAGGGGAACCGTCTGTCGACGGGCAAGCCGGGGCAGGGTGCGTGGACGAACTACGATTTCAAGCCGGGCGAGCGGATCCTGTACGCGGATGATTTCCGCGGTGACAACGTCGGCGACTTTCCGCGCCGGCTGGAGTTCAACGGCGGGCAGGTCGAGATCGTGGAGTGGAACAACGGTCGCTGGCTGAGCAGTGGCAACGACGGCAAGTTCTTCATCAACCTGCCGGAGCCGCTGCCGGAGCGGTTCACGATGGAGTTCGACCTGGCGGGTGGCGGCAACGGCATGACGCTGGTATTCGACGGCAACGACTACTACAACTCGACGGCGAACATCGACATCAACGCGCACAGCGGCTACCTGAAGGCGGACCCGATCCGGGCGGAGGGTACGCTGGGCGTGGACACCAACGAGCAGCCGGTCCACATCGCGATCCAGGTGGACGGCCAGCACGTGAAGATGTACGCGGACGAGAAGCGCGTGTTCAACGCGCCCAACGTGAACATCGGCCGTGGCAGCCGCATCCACGTCAACCTGAACGGCTGGAGCGACGAGAGCCCGCGCATGATCGCGAACCTGCGGATCGCGGCGGGTGGTCGTGAGCTGTATGACGCGCTGTCGGCGGAGGGCCGGGTGGCGACGCAGGGCATCCTGTTCGACACCGGCTCGGACCGGATCCGTCCCGAGTCGACGCCCACGCTGAAGGAGATCGGCGAGATGCTGAAGGCGCACGCGGATCTCACGCTGCTGATCGAGGGGCACACCGACAACGTCGGCAGTGCGGATGCGAACCAGTCGCTGAGCGAGAAGCGGGCGGCGGCGGTGCGGCAGTACCTGATCGACAGCCACGGCATCGATGCTGCGCGGCTGACGTCGCAGGGATTCGGCGCGAGCAGGCCGGCGGCGTCCAACGACACGGTCGAGGGTCGTCAGCAGAACCGTCGCGTGGAGCTGGTCAAGCAGTAG